CAAGAAACAacagattttaaaattaaaataattaaaaatttgaacctGTTGTTTGAGTTATTAGACAATATAATTGTCTTTTGCTAGACTTTTGTTTCGATCAGTTCCAATACAACTAAATTTGAGTAAGAATCATATATGTCATAAACAGATCAAATATTGAGACATCTTATCGTGGCAACTTatgaaattagaatttaatttgtcACCAacataaaagagaagaaaaattataagaaatgaGTGCCCCTATATCATCAAAGGTTCTCCCTTGTCAATTATTATAAAGAACAACATTGAGCTTTAAAGGCCTCCTATTTAATTCAATTGCTTCCAACAAGATATATTTATAATGAACCTTGTTAATTCACAGTGATGATGTCAAACGATGGACATCCACATAGCCAGATAACACTGTCCGGTTTCGTTCTTTCACCTTTGCCTGATATATGACCCTGCAGATTCAAACAAATATTTCATTTCCCCAAGCATTTAGAAAGAACATTCATTAAACGTTGAATCAAATAAGCGCTGTGGTTAAccacaaaatgaaaagaaatataagaagaaaCTTCATCTAAAGAATACCACAAAAAAGGTCTCTACCTTAAGTCATCAAGCCACATTTCAGTGATCAAAGTTTCACCCGGGTACACATGTAAAAGGAATCGTCCTGTTATGCTTTTAATCAAGTTTGGGTCTCCTTTGCAGATACATTTAATGATTGCCCTAACTGCAAATCCAAGCGTGCACAACCCATGCAAAATTGGCCGAGAGAATCTTTGACAATGTGTTAGAACAAAGTTAGATAAACACAAAACTTTAGGTTGCATCTGGATATCCCATGGCAGCAAAATCAAGTCCAGGTCATTGAATGCATCCAAATGCTCAATATATGGTGAACCTTGATAGAAATCATTTCATAAATCCTAAAAAAAACCCTGATATGTACAACAGAATCTGGCTCATGTTAAGAAATCAATTATATTTGATTCAGAAGCTATGTGAACACAAAATTCCTCCCATCACATTCTTATTGCATAGGAAGGGCAAAAATGTTGGGAGTTGAACAACCAAAGATGAACATAGTGCTTTCAAGAGTTGACATAATGCTTGATTATATCATTGAATATTGAGATCCAGCTACATATTTTGGCCAATAAATATGACTTGGGATAAATTTAGTCACAGACAAAAGTCACAACCACATCAACCAGTTTCAAATTGAAAGCAAAAGCTAGATAACAGTTCAGTTATAGAATTAAAGTACCAACCCTGCAATTTTGGCAACCATAGGATCTGAATGCAAAGGATTATAGTCACCAGATAGCCTATACAACAACGCCTGCAGAAGAACATgtcattaatatttaaatatctCTCGCTCTTTCCACGTTCCATAGTTCCAAAAAAATGGATTTCCATCATCTGTTTTGTTATAGGTATGAATTTACATAATTATAGCATATAAACTAAAACACAACAAtggtttaaaataaataattagccATTATGGAATTTCAGTTCCAGCAACTATGAAATTAATGCTACATGCCTGAGATGGTTGGGTAGAATCCTCAAACACTGCAAAAGGATGAGTTTTTGGAATTTTCACAGTTGAGGCCTTATCAGTTTGATAATTCGAGTAGGAATATGGCTGAGATGATTTTGAAAAGCCACCAGCACCTCGCAGAAAGACAGTTGATCTGCAAAGTGATATACCAACTGTGTCATTTACAAGGAGTgttaattaaatgtttaaaagaGTCCTTACCGGTTCATGCACAATAATTGACCAGACTCTTTCTCATAGCTCTTTGTTTCATACTCAATAATAGCTGCCTTTCCTGAAAACAGAATTAAACTTGAAAAAAAGCTTAGATCACTGCTTTTGATACCACTGATATTGTCTtcaacaaaaatcaagaaaccacaaaaaaaatacCAGAGATTAAGTTTACCCATCAAAGATGTGAATTTCAAGAGAAAAATTAATCCATCAAAGAAAGGTGAAGTTTTGACCCTTACTAGACTGTTTTATATTGCTCATTAACACAATGGGAGCGTTTTTTAGATAATCAACTGCTTAGTTTTACAAATGACCGAGTTGTACACATATTACCTCAAGTTGGGGTTCcttgtgtgcgtgtgtgtgcgTGCCACACCAAGTTGTTAAATAGTAATGTTTCTGGTAATAATACAAACCTTTATCATGCAATCCTGCAAGACTGACCTTATTATGTACCTGcatcaacaatataataaaattaaatttaatatatttttaagataaTAAGTGGCACAGAAATGACAAGAAAAGAAACCCAAgatgattttataatttatagcAGAGCAATtgctttaaaaataaagaagaagaaaaagattaaaaagagaGGTTACCAACTTAGTATGCTTATTTTTTACAGCTGTCAACTTAGTATGCTATGTATGCTCAATAGGAAAGAAAGgtattgtggggggtaagattTACAAAACAAATAGATGGGTTGTGGACTTGATCAATTGGTACcggtttgtttttgtcattgggccCCTAAGCCCATGAGCCAGCCTACACTACAGGCATCCGAGGAATCgtccgaggatgaatgtctcctcggatgggCCCGGCACGCACCTTGGGAtttgccaagaagattaaaggcagagtccTGGAAAAGTTATTAGGtaagagggggatccaagtaccctctagaggcAACGGCGTGATAAAAATATCTGTGAAAAAGGCtgttacctccacattaaaaaccctgcacctacctccctggccgcattaatagagaaatgacccctgaacagtagaaggaaactttccagctattattaaaagacttgaagaaggtggtgggGAGGAGGGCGGTCAGTTAGcagaaaaagaactaagaattgtaattttggcataaaagagtagcaatacataaatcgtcctcggctgatctccgaggaggttcctttgacatatttgtttatcatttgtaAAGATTGTGGCGCTCTAGCCTGTTTGCCAAGTTTCTAATACccttaaactagatttcaaatccacactttacaaatcttattgtttaaggcttattaGGCCTGAGCCCACATCTATCTtcgggtccaggtgcaattggaCACTTACAGGTTTGATTTCCATCAATTATTGTATTATATTATGTTGTGTACTCCTTGgggaaaggaaagagagaggagGGAGGGAGACACAAGACTCTTACCCTATTTAGACAAGATGTTTCAAAATGGTGGTAAGACCAACATTAAAGAAATTCAAGACTCATTCACATGAAATTGAGGACAAGGAAGCTGAAAGTATTATGCATTTGAGCAAATCATGAAGTATCATTAATAGGTTCTAGTCAGAAGTCCTACACAACCACTTGAAGGAAATGGCCGATATAATTCTATGTATTGTTGCCCATGCAGCAGAAGACGTTGATCATATCTGGTAGAAAGAAATTAGAAATGTCCATTAGTTATCCCTGCATATGCTGAAAACACTAAAATCCATACAAGGGAGATTACAATCTAGAAAAGCAGTATAAATTCACACCTAGAGTAAGATCTTGGAGATGGAATAGAATGCTaaatcattcaaaataaaatttacgtATAAATATGTAAAGAAACCCTTAGCCTTTCTCTGATCTGATTGGTACTTACTCTAACCCTGGCAAATTGAAACCATTTGGCAATGATGCAAGTGAAAATAGAGCAGCAAATGTTGGCAAGACctataaaaagtatatatataagaagtatgcacaaacaaaaaattccatTAATTAGAAACCAAATCCATTTATGATAAAGACATGAATATCACCCTTTTCTAatgtcaaacaaaataaaataataataacatccATACATATAACAGGCAAACAATACCGAAGcactttttatttcaataataattGCTTGGAATTTAACGATACCTGCAGAAATTGTTCTCCATTTGCATGGTATACATATTTAAGCTCGTCATCATCCACAGCATCCCGTGCGCAGGCTCCAACACCCAATGCATAGAGCACTGAATCTCTGCTCTCAAAGAGATAAACTGTTAATAGCATACACTATTAAGTGCATATACGTCATCAGTCCCACAAACCACAATTCGAAGCAAGTAAAACTTCACAAACACTCTGTAACAGTTAAAACTTCACCTTTCAGTATAGGTGTATGTCGTCTGCAGTCCATCCCCCACATGcgcaacaaaataaaataaatattaaataaataaactccaAAACAAagcttgaaaacaaaattaattccAAAAATGTTTAgtagtccaatttttttttttttctcttcttttttataagtaagttttTGGTCCCAAGGTGAGGGGGAAAGTGAGATTTGAACTAGTGACCTTTGGTTCATAAGAGTGCTACCCAATGTTaagtaatataaaaataaacaaacttccacaaacaaacaaacaaaaataaaaaatcaacaaaagttAAATTGATAtacaaaagataatataaatgTAATCTGTAAATTATTTGTCATGCCTAGTGTTAGAAATTGAGACTTAGTATAAGCATTACTGTGCCCAAGTTTCTTTATAATCTaaactgtgttttttttttttttttcctttcatcttGACTAAATATAAGAGGGGTGGAGAATATTTTAAATGGTAAACTTAGATACAATTTTTTAGATTCAGTACCTTAGGTTCCTCAATTgaatttgtaaagttgtgaaTTTGACCaatacaacaaaaacaatgtAATCTTTTCCAATGATTGGACAATTAAATTGAACCATGTTGTTCATCGGTCAATGCAAccacatggttgaatttaatgAAACTATTACTCCAACTAAGGAACATAGTAAAATGACTCGTTTCCTATGTTTGTTTGCGACCTTGAAAAAAAGCTAGATAACATTTGCCAccagacaataaa
This genomic stretch from Castanea sativa cultivar Marrone di Chiusa Pesio chromosome 1, ASM4071231v1 harbors:
- the LOC142621987 gene encoding enoyl-CoA hydratase 2, peroxisomal, with amino-acid sequence MAESSGFDPQLALSHKFPETTYTYTERDSVLYALGVGACARDAVDDDELKYVYHANGEQFLQVLPTFAALFSLASLPNGFNLPGLEYDQRLLLHGQQYIELYRPFPSSGCVHNKVSLAGLHDKGKAAIIEYETKSYEKESGQLLCMNRSTVFLRGAGGFSKSSQPYSYSNYQTDKASTVKIPKTHPFAVFEDSTQPSQALLYRLSGDYNPLHSDPMVAKIAGFSRPILHGLCTLGFAVRAIIKCICKGDPNLIKSITGRFLLHVYPGETLITEMWLDDLRVIYQAKVKERNRTVLSGYVDVHRLTSSL